From Bacteroidales bacterium, a single genomic window includes:
- a CDS encoding GxxExxY protein, with amino-acid sequence MKQVLLHEDITGKIIKAFFNVYNELGYGFLEKVYERAMLYELQILGLNADNQTPVKVEYKNKLVGDYFADIIVEEKVIIELKAVENIISEHEVQLVNYLKATNIEVGLLLNFGPKPQYKRRVLTEEYKNAIKNIDADER; translated from the coding sequence ATGAAACAAGTTTTATTACACGAAGATATTACAGGGAAAATTATTAAAGCGTTTTTCAATGTTTATAATGAATTGGGATATGGTTTTCTTGAAAAAGTTTACGAAAGAGCAATGTTGTATGAACTACAAATACTTGGACTGAATGCAGATAATCAAACTCCGGTAAAAGTTGAATATAAAAATAAACTTGTAGGAGATTACTTTGCAGATATTATTGTTGAAGAAAAAGTAATCATTGAATTGAAAGCAGTTGAAAACATTATTTCGGAACATGAAGTACAGCTTGTGAATTATTTAAAGGCAACAAATATTGAAGTTGGTTTGTTATTAAATTTTGGACCAAAACCTCAGTATAAAAGAAGAGTATTAACAGAGGAGTATAAAAATGCTATTAAGAATATAGACGCTGATGAACGCTGA
- a CDS encoding HlyD family efflux transporter periplasmic adaptor subunit: protein MEEEFKNIEIRSEEIEEILGKAPNWIISRGITIIFSVIALIFIGSWFFKYPDIITSTVVITSENVPATIVAKTSGKITDIIVNDNQEIKKNEYIAVIENPANDRHVKEVSEKLDSLKSFISDFDIEKIKTINIEKSYSLGDLQTYFSSFRKDLEDYKNFIDKDYQHKKIASIQEQIIKYKQMYAKLVSQQDIMQQKLNIGGSQFNRDSSLFSEKTIALADFEKSKTTLLENKYSVVSSSATLDNTLISISQLEQSILELEQDYAEKKKSYELSLNESFDNLQTQIKLWEQTYILKSPIDGIVTFTKIWSENQNVTSGDKVLTVIPKEKSKILGKLTIPVDGSGKVKVGQKVNIKLANYPYMEYGMVEGKIKSISLVPTDNSYIAEVEFSEGLKTNYGKQLEFGQEMQGQAEIITDDLRLIERFFNPIKSLLKKQ from the coding sequence ATGGAAGAAGAATTTAAAAATATTGAAATTAGAAGCGAAGAGATTGAAGAAATTCTTGGCAAGGCACCAAACTGGATAATCAGTCGTGGCATTACAATTATTTTTTCTGTAATCGCTTTGATATTCATTGGAAGCTGGTTCTTTAAATACCCTGATATTATTACATCAACAGTTGTTATTACATCGGAGAATGTTCCTGCAACCATAGTGGCTAAGACCAGTGGGAAAATCACTGATATTATTGTAAATGACAATCAGGAAATAAAAAAGAATGAATATATCGCAGTAATTGAAAATCCTGCCAACGACAGGCATGTGAAAGAAGTTAGCGAAAAGCTCGATTCATTAAAGTCATTTATTTCAGATTTTGATATTGAAAAAATTAAAACCATAAATATTGAAAAATCATATTCACTGGGCGACCTTCAAACATATTTCTCTTCCTTCAGAAAAGATTTGGAAGATTATAAAAATTTTATTGATAAAGATTATCAGCATAAAAAAATTGCATCAATACAGGAGCAGATTATAAAGTATAAGCAGATGTATGCTAAACTGGTGAGTCAGCAAGATATTATGCAGCAAAAATTAAATATTGGAGGAAGCCAGTTTAACCGCGATTCTTCATTATTCTCTGAAAAAACAATCGCACTGGCAGATTTTGAAAAATCAAAAACTACCTTACTCGAAAATAAATATTCCGTTGTAAGTTCTTCTGCAACGCTTGATAATACGCTTATTTCGATAAGCCAGCTTGAACAAAGCATACTTGAACTTGAACAGGATTATGCAGAAAAAAAGAAATCTTATGAACTTTCATTAAACGAATCATTCGATAATCTTCAAACTCAAATAAAACTTTGGGAGCAAACGTATATACTGAAATCGCCTATTGACGGTATAGTTACATTTACTAAAATATGGAGCGAAAATCAGAATGTTACTTCCGGTGATAAAGTACTTACTGTAATTCCAAAAGAAAAAAGTAAAATACTTGGAAAGCTTACTATTCCTGTTGATGGTTCAGGTAAAGTTAAAGTCGGGCAAAAAGTAAATATTAAACTTGCTAATTACCCATACATGGAATATGGAATGGTGGAAGGAAAAATTAAATCTATTTCGCTTGTACCTACAGATAATTCATACATTGCTGAAGTTGAATTTTCGGAAGGGTTAAAAACCAATTACGGAAAACAATTAGAGTTTGGTCAGGAAATGCAGGGTCAGGCTGAAATCATTACAGATGACCTGAGATTAATTGAACGGTTTTTTAATCCTATAAAATCTTTATTGAAAAAGCAGTGA